The Theropithecus gelada isolate Dixy chromosome X, Tgel_1.0, whole genome shotgun sequence genome includes a window with the following:
- the LOC112615045 gene encoding divergent paired-related homeobox-like: protein MFTEKLLEDLNSFFNENLYPNPSLQWASKIEIHPTVLEVWFENHRAKLKKAKCEHVQQKQETQQPSIPEGEVKTSAGLRNTDTLLRFPNAAHPISLVYMNLRAPSFLLILYPNLKVPTNDFPGQKIVHFGCCQNPNIYCL from the coding sequence ATGTTCACTGAGAAACTACTGGAAGATTTGAACAGCTTTTTCAATGAGAACCTATACCCAAACCCCAGCCTTCAGTGGGCTTCGAAAATCGAAATACATCCAACAGTACTGGAGGTCTGGTTCGAGAACCACAGAGCAAAACTTAAGAAAGCAAAATGCGAGCATGTTCAGCAAAAACAAGAAACTCAACAACCATCAATACCAGAGGGCGAAGTCAAGACCAGTGCTGGCCTGAGAAATACAGACACGCTACTCAGATTCCCCAATGCTGCTCATCCTATCAGCCTGGTGTATATGAATCTTCGGGCACCCTCATTCCTACTCATTCTGTACCCCAACCTTAAGGTCCCTACAAATGACTTCCCTGGCCAAAAAATAGTCCATTTTGGCTGCTGCCAAAATCCTAACATATACTGCCTCTAG